In one window of Haemophilus parainfluenzae DNA:
- the glgC gene encoding glucose-1-phosphate adenylyltransferase: MKSDLNKYELVKDTLVLILAGGRGSRLHELTDKRAKPALYFGGNRRIIDFALSNCINSGLNRIGVVTQYAAHSLLRHLQTGWSFLPQERGEFVDMLPARQQIDDSTWYRGTADAVYQNMAIIRNHYRPKYILILAGDHIYKQDYSVMLMDHVKSGAKCTVGCIEVPRSEASEFGVMAVNENLKVKAFVEKPKDPPAMVGKPDTSLASMGIYVFDAEYLYKMLDREVNTPCTSHDFGKDVLPKCLEEGVLYAHPFSRSCMGRNTEGEIYWRDVGTLDSFWQSNIDLVSENPQLDIYDQSWPIRGNPVQAYPSKFFYKNVNVKPVDNSLIGGGCVITDASISNSVLFDRIKIDEGSSVDHCVVLPQVQIGKNCTLKDCIIDRHCIIPDSMEIGVDKALDSKRFRVSSTGKVVLVTSAMLKKLQGEEVTNEEHLD; encoded by the coding sequence ATGAAAAGTGATCTTAATAAATATGAATTAGTTAAAGATACTTTAGTGCTTATTTTGGCTGGTGGTCGTGGTTCCCGTTTACATGAATTAACCGATAAACGTGCTAAACCTGCGTTATATTTTGGCGGTAATCGTCGCATTATTGATTTTGCGCTTTCCAACTGTATTAACTCAGGTCTGAATCGCATTGGTGTCGTGACCCAGTATGCCGCTCACTCCTTATTACGTCATTTACAAACTGGCTGGTCATTTTTACCGCAAGAGCGTGGTGAATTCGTTGATATGCTACCTGCTCGTCAACAAATTGATGATTCAACTTGGTACCGTGGTACAGCGGATGCGGTTTATCAAAATATGGCGATTATTCGCAATCACTACCGCCCAAAATATATTTTAATTCTTGCTGGTGATCATATCTATAAACAAGATTACAGCGTGATGTTAATGGATCACGTGAAAAGCGGTGCAAAATGTACGGTGGGTTGTATTGAAGTGCCTCGTTCTGAAGCCAGTGAATTTGGCGTCATGGCAGTAAACGAAAATCTTAAAGTGAAAGCCTTCGTTGAAAAACCGAAAGATCCTCCTGCGATGGTTGGTAAACCAGATACTTCATTAGCGTCTATGGGTATTTATGTCTTTGATGCTGAATATCTTTATAAAATGCTAGATAGAGAAGTGAATACACCTTGTACATCACATGACTTTGGTAAAGATGTGTTACCAAAATGCTTAGAAGAAGGTGTGCTTTATGCGCATCCATTCAGCCGTTCTTGTATGGGACGTAACACTGAAGGCGAAATTTACTGGCGTGATGTAGGTACGCTTGATAGCTTCTGGCAATCTAATATCGACTTAGTTTCAGAAAATCCACAATTAGATATTTACGATCAAAGCTGGCCAATTCGTGGTAATCCAGTACAAGCTTATCCATCTAAATTCTTCTATAAAAATGTGAATGTCAAACCGGTGGATAACTCGCTTATCGGTGGTGGCTGTGTCATTACTGATGCATCTATTAGTAATTCTGTGTTGTTTGATAGAATCAAAATTGATGAAGGATCTTCTGTTGATCACTGTGTTGTGTTACCACAAGTACAAATTGGTAAAAATTGTACGTTGAAAGATTGTATTATTGATCGCCATTGTATTATTCCAGATAGCATGGAAATTGGTGTGGATAAAGCCCTAGATAGTAAACGTTTCCGTGTAAGTTCTACCGGTAAGGTTGTACTTGTTACATCAGCAATGTTGAAAAAATTGCAAGGCGAAGAAGTCACTAATGAAGAACATTTGGACTAA
- the glgX gene encoding glycogen debranching protein GlgX, translating to MFSIYNNGKPSPMGYSQTLENGLKISNFALFSSAADAIELCLFRDGKESRFAMSRTDDIWHVAIEGVELNDEYAFRITGKNDRTLANPQKLMLDPYAKAVTHKPDLSSSEARSIFLLNDERDNASVAPKGRIMDERFDWSGDCKPSIPWAQTIVYELNIKGFSQLNSRIPENIRGTYAALAHLENIAYFKSLGITSLELLPVNFFIDEPHLQEKGLRNYWGYNPLAMFALEPSYAADQKQPLNEFKSMIKTLHQAGIEVILDVVFNHTAESEKSFPTFCQRGIDDETYYWQNEHGGYLNWTGCGNMLNLANDVTRKWVLDCLRYWVTECHVDGFRFDLATVLGRETPDFNPNAKLFAEMEQDDVLQKIKLIAEPWDIGHYGYQVGYFPAYFSQWNDRFRDDMCRFWLWQSGEVGAFAERFAGSSDIFNREGRLPHGSLNFITAHDGFTLRDLVSYNHKHNKANGEENRDGRNENYSYNHGIEDSQLDLADEWQSAVEKRRVLSEKGLLGSLLLANGVPMLLAGDEFGNSQYGNNNAYCQDNEITWLKWDDFNQTLFDFTKQTIALRKKIKSLQQEAWWSDENVVWLNTGGNPMTLDDWHNRESKALQIMLDGKYLFLINAKTEPQSFYFPSGKWKKIAETENSVIQQCDVSGIAFEVLEHMDDENDGVCYEK from the coding sequence ATGTTTAGTATTTATAACAATGGAAAACCTTCCCCAATGGGATATTCGCAAACGCTGGAAAATGGACTAAAAATTTCGAATTTTGCACTTTTTTCTAGTGCGGCGGATGCTATTGAACTTTGCTTGTTCCGTGATGGCAAAGAAAGCCGTTTTGCTATGAGCAGAACCGATGATATTTGGCATGTGGCAATTGAAGGCGTTGAGTTAAATGATGAGTATGCTTTTAGAATCACAGGCAAAAATGACCGCACTTTAGCCAATCCGCAAAAGTTAATGCTTGATCCTTATGCGAAAGCGGTCACTCATAAACCAGATTTGAGTTCATCAGAAGCCCGCTCAATTTTCTTGTTAAATGATGAACGAGATAATGCATCAGTTGCGCCTAAAGGTCGTATTATGGATGAACGTTTTGATTGGTCAGGGGATTGTAAGCCGTCTATTCCTTGGGCTCAAACCATTGTTTATGAACTGAATATCAAAGGATTTAGCCAATTAAATTCCCGTATTCCAGAAAATATCCGGGGTACTTATGCAGCGTTAGCACACCTAGAAAATATTGCGTATTTTAAATCATTGGGTATTACTAGCCTTGAATTGCTTCCAGTGAATTTCTTTATTGATGAACCGCATTTGCAAGAAAAAGGATTACGTAATTATTGGGGTTACAATCCACTAGCTATGTTTGCTTTAGAACCAAGTTATGCCGCTGATCAAAAACAGCCTTTAAATGAGTTTAAGAGCATGATCAAAACCTTGCATCAAGCGGGCATTGAAGTGATTTTAGATGTCGTATTTAACCATACGGCTGAATCCGAAAAATCATTTCCTACATTTTGTCAGCGTGGTATTGATGATGAAACCTATTACTGGCAAAACGAGCATGGAGGCTACCTCAACTGGACGGGATGCGGCAATATGCTCAATCTTGCTAATGATGTTACTCGCAAATGGGTATTAGATTGTTTACGTTACTGGGTAACAGAATGCCATGTAGATGGTTTCCGTTTTGATTTAGCCACAGTGTTGGGGCGTGAAACGCCTGATTTCAATCCGAATGCAAAATTGTTTGCAGAAATGGAACAGGATGACGTTCTACAAAAAATTAAATTAATTGCAGAACCTTGGGATATAGGCCATTACGGTTATCAAGTAGGGTATTTCCCCGCTTATTTCTCTCAATGGAATGATCGTTTCCGTGATGATATGTGCCGTTTTTGGCTATGGCAAAGTGGTGAGGTAGGCGCCTTTGCTGAGCGTTTTGCTGGCTCTAGCGATATCTTTAATCGCGAAGGTCGATTACCGCATGGTAGCCTGAATTTTATTACAGCCCATGATGGTTTTACGTTGAGAGATTTAGTGAGCTATAACCATAAACACAATAAAGCCAATGGTGAAGAGAATCGTGACGGACGGAATGAAAATTACAGCTACAATCATGGCATTGAAGATTCTCAATTAGATTTAGCTGATGAATGGCAAAGTGCGGTTGAAAAACGTCGTGTTTTATCGGAAAAAGGTTTATTAGGCTCTTTATTACTGGCAAATGGTGTACCCATGCTACTTGCCGGAGATGAGTTCGGCAACAGCCAATATGGCAATAACAATGCCTATTGCCAGGATAACGAAATTACTTGGTTAAAGTGGGATGATTTTAACCAAACCTTATTTGACTTCACCAAGCAAACGATTGCATTGCGAAAAAAAATTAAAAGTTTGCAACAGGAGGCTTGGTGGTCGGATGAAAATGTCGTGTGGTTGAATACTGGGGGAAACCCGATGACCCTAGACGATTGGCATAATCGGGAAAGCAAAGCTCTACAAATCATGTTGGACGGCAAGTATCTTTTCTTAATTAATGCAAAAACTGAACCGCAATCTTTTTATTTTCCAAGTGGTAAATGGAAAAAGATTGCCGAAACTGAAAATAGCGTGATTCAACAATGTGATGTGAGCGGTATAGCATTTGAAGTGTTGGAACATATGGATGATGAAAACGATGGAGTTTGTTATGAAAAGTGA
- the glgB gene encoding 1,4-alpha-glucan branching protein GlgB, protein MTKLVAQSVINSLFDGKHADPFAVLGMHETYNGIEIRTLLPDADKVEVIDKESQSIIVALEKVDDRGFFTAIMPEIRHFFAYQLKVYWGAEAQIIEDPYRFYPMMNDLDQWLLAEGSLLRPYDVLGAHFSECDGVPGVNFRVWAPNAKRVSLVGDFNYWDGRRHPMRFHPASGVWELFLPKASLGQRYKFELIDCNGNLRLKADPYAFRSELRPDTASEISMLPDVVEMTEQRRKANQRNQPISIYEVHLGSWRRNLENNFWLDYDQIADELIPYVKHMGFTHIEFLPLSEFPFDGSWGYEPIGLYSPTSRFGTPEAFKRLVEKAHKAGINVILDWVPGHFPSDTHGLVAFDGSALYEYVDPREGYHQDWNTLIYNYGRNEVKNFLSSNALYWLERFGVDGIRVDAVASMIYRDYSRAEGEWIPNQYGGRENLEAIEFLKHTNWKIHSEVPGAISIAEESTSFGGVTHPTENGGLGFNFKWNMGWMNDTLSYMKLDPVYRRYHHDKMTFGMIYQYSENFVLPLSHDEVVHGKCSLLGKMPGDTWQKFANLRAYYGYMWGYPGKKLLFMGNEFAQGREWNYEESLDWFLLDENHGGLWHKGVLQLVKDLNGIYQKNAPLFELDGEPEGFDWLVVDDAENSVFAFERKSSNGERIIVISNFTPVPREGYRIGVNASGEYEEILNTDSMYYQGSNVGNFGSVKSEVIASHGRDNSISVTIPPLATIYLKYKA, encoded by the coding sequence ATGACGAAACTAGTCGCGCAATCAGTAATTAATTCATTGTTTGATGGCAAACATGCCGATCCTTTTGCTGTATTAGGAATGCATGAGACCTACAATGGTATTGAGATCCGTACTTTATTACCGGATGCAGATAAAGTAGAAGTGATTGATAAAGAAAGTCAATCCATCATTGTCGCTCTCGAAAAAGTGGATGACCGTGGATTTTTTACTGCGATTATGCCAGAGATTCGTCATTTCTTTGCCTACCAATTAAAAGTGTATTGGGGCGCAGAAGCCCAAATTATTGAAGATCCATATCGCTTCTATCCGATGATGAATGATTTAGACCAATGGCTATTAGCAGAAGGTTCATTATTACGTCCCTATGACGTATTAGGTGCACATTTCTCCGAATGTGATGGTGTGCCAGGCGTGAATTTCCGTGTATGGGCACCGAATGCGAAACGCGTTTCATTGGTAGGTGATTTCAACTATTGGGACGGTCGCCGTCATCCAATGCGTTTCCATCCTGCAAGTGGAGTGTGGGAATTATTCTTACCAAAAGCTAGCCTTGGTCAACGCTATAAATTTGAATTGATTGATTGCAATGGCAACCTTCGTTTGAAAGCCGATCCTTATGCATTCAGATCGGAATTACGTCCTGATACCGCATCAGAAATCAGTATGTTACCGGATGTAGTCGAAATGACGGAGCAACGTCGTAAAGCGAACCAACGTAATCAACCTATTTCGATTTATGAAGTGCATTTGGGATCATGGCGACGTAATTTAGAGAATAATTTCTGGCTTGATTATGACCAAATTGCTGATGAACTCATTCCTTATGTCAAACATATGGGCTTTACTCATATTGAGTTTTTACCGCTCTCCGAATTTCCATTCGATGGCTCTTGGGGCTACGAACCGATAGGCTTGTATTCTCCAACCAGCCGTTTCGGTACGCCAGAAGCTTTTAAACGTTTAGTCGAAAAAGCACATAAAGCAGGCATTAATGTCATTTTAGATTGGGTGCCAGGACATTTCCCAAGTGATACACATGGTTTAGTGGCATTCGATGGCTCGGCATTATATGAATATGTAGATCCACGAGAAGGCTATCACCAAGACTGGAATACTTTGATTTACAACTATGGTCGTAATGAAGTGAAAAACTTCTTATCCAGCAATGCTCTGTATTGGCTTGAACGATTTGGTGTAGACGGTATCCGTGTAGATGCAGTAGCATCGATGATTTACCGTGATTATAGTCGTGCTGAAGGCGAATGGATCCCGAATCAATATGGAGGGCGTGAAAATTTAGAAGCGATTGAGTTCTTAAAACATACCAATTGGAAAATTCATTCTGAGGTGCCTGGCGCTATTTCCATTGCTGAAGAATCGACTTCTTTCGGTGGCGTAACCCATCCGACAGAAAACGGTGGTCTTGGGTTTAATTTTAAATGGAATATGGGCTGGATGAATGACACCTTAAGTTATATGAAACTCGATCCAGTTTATCGTCGTTACCATCACGACAAAATGACCTTCGGGATGATTTATCAATACAGCGAAAACTTTGTATTACCGCTTTCTCACGATGAAGTTGTACACGGCAAATGTTCGTTACTCGGTAAAATGCCGGGTGATACATGGCAAAAATTCGCGAATTTACGTGCCTATTATGGTTATATGTGGGGCTATCCAGGCAAGAAATTATTATTCATGGGCAATGAATTTGCTCAAGGTCGCGAATGGAATTATGAAGAAAGTTTAGATTGGTTTTTGCTTGACGAAAACCATGGTGGCCTATGGCATAAAGGCGTATTGCAATTAGTCAAAGATTTGAACGGAATTTATCAAAAAAATGCACCGCTCTTTGAACTAGACGGTGAGCCGGAAGGCTTTGATTGGTTAGTGGTAGATGATGCGGAAAATTCAGTTTTTGCTTTTGAACGTAAAAGTAGTAATGGCGAACGCATTATTGTGATCAGCAACTTCACCCCAGTACCACGTGAAGGCTATCGTATCGGTGTGAATGCCTCGGGTGAATACGAGGAAATTTTGAATACTGACTCAATGTATTATCAAGGTTCAAATGTAGGTAATTTCGGTTCAGTGAAAAGCGAAGTGATCGCCAGTCACGGACGTGATAATTCGATTAGCGTGACCATTCCGCCACTCGCAACAATCTATTTAAAATATAAAGCATAA
- a CDS encoding 4-alpha-glucanotransferase, producing MQMSLSFKQSAKHLGISFSHYDIDGHLIDASPTSIDYFIEQLQFPPNIGQNQPFQDVICAFENEPIHDDLTAFSSPPDASLRYQLLDKQNQIQFEKTMPYSTALSLPALPFSYYRLMLFVAQQMRKCNRL from the coding sequence ATGCAAATGTCCTTATCATTCAAACAATCTGCTAAACATCTTGGCATTTCGTTTTCCCATTATGATATTGATGGGCATTTGATTGATGCATCGCCAACCAGTATTGATTATTTTATCGAGCAGTTGCAATTTCCGCCGAATATTGGACAAAATCAGCCGTTCCAAGATGTTATATGTGCCTTTGAAAACGAGCCCATTCATGATGATTTAACCGCGTTTTCTTCTCCTCCCGATGCTTCTTTGCGTTATCAATTGCTCGACAAGCAAAACCAAATTCAGTTTGAAAAAACAATGCCATATTCAACCGCACTTTCATTGCCTGCTTTGCCTTTTAGCTATTATCGTTTAATGCTTTTTGTCGCTCAACAAATGAGAAAATGCAATCGGTTGTAA
- a CDS encoding YcgN family cysteine cluster protein — protein MQFESHFWQKKSLLEMTESEWEALCDGCGKCCYRKYIQGRGKREKLYYTRIACNLLDVETGKCRNYPERFKIESDCTKLTKKNLPDFGWLPNTCAYRLLYEEKPLPEWHPLISGDPDSVKKAGILIQDGVHEEDVIDWFEFVTETE, from the coding sequence ATGCAATTTGAATCTCATTTTTGGCAAAAAAAATCGCTCCTTGAAATGACGGAATCCGAATGGGAAGCCTTATGTGATGGCTGCGGAAAATGCTGTTATCGAAAATACATTCAAGGGAGAGGCAAGCGTGAAAAACTCTATTACACACGTATTGCTTGCAATCTATTAGATGTAGAAACTGGAAAGTGTCGTAATTATCCTGAACGTTTCAAGATTGAGAGTGATTGTACGAAATTAACCAAAAAGAATTTGCCTGATTTTGGTTGGCTGCCGAATACCTGTGCGTATCGTTTATTGTATGAGGAGAAACCTTTGCCCGAATGGCATCCCTTAATCAGTGGCGATCCTGACTCTGTGAAAAAAGCAGGCATTTTAATTCAAGATGGTGTACACGAAGAAGATGTAATTGATTGGTTTGAATTTGTGACTGAAACTGAATAA
- the glnS gene encoding glutamine--tRNA ligase → MSNTEHTLENAENTRTHNFITQIIDEDLASGKHESVHTRFPPEPNGYLHIGHAKSICLNFGLAKEYNGLCNLRFDDTNPVKEDVEYVDSIKADVEWLGFKWEGEPRYASDYFDALYGYAIELIEKGLAYVDELSPDEMREYRGTLTEPGKNSPYRDRSVEENLALFERMKNGEFAEGTLSLRAKIDMASPFMVMRDPVLYRIKFASHHQTGDKWCIYPMYDFTHCISDAIERITHSLCTLEFQDNRRLYDWVLDNISIERPLPHQYEFSRLNLEGTLTSKRKLLKLVNEGIVDGWNDPRMPTISGLRRRGYTPASLREFCRRIGVTKQDNVVEYSALEACIREDLNENAPRAMAVIDPVRVVIENFEGEETLTAPNHPNRPELGERQLPFTKELYIDRADFREEANKQYKRLVLGKEVRLRNAYVIKAERVEKDANGEITTIFCTYDPETLGKNPADGRKVKGVIHWVSAVHNHPAEFRLYERLFTVPNPGAEEEIESVLNPTSLVVKHGFVEQSLANAEPEKGYQFEREGYFCADSKDSRPEHLVFNLTVSLKEGF, encoded by the coding sequence ATGAGCAATACAGAACACACTCTAGAAAATGCGGAAAATACCCGCACACACAATTTCATTACTCAAATTATTGATGAAGATTTAGCCTCGGGTAAACACGAAAGTGTTCATACTCGTTTTCCGCCTGAGCCAAATGGCTATTTGCATATTGGCCATGCAAAATCAATTTGCTTAAACTTCGGTTTAGCAAAAGAATATAATGGTTTATGTAACCTACGTTTTGATGATACTAACCCCGTAAAAGAAGACGTGGAATATGTAGATTCCATTAAAGCCGATGTGGAATGGTTAGGCTTTAAATGGGAAGGCGAACCGCGTTATGCATCTGATTACTTCGATGCACTTTATGGCTATGCCATTGAGTTAATCGAAAAAGGTTTAGCGTATGTGGATGAACTTTCTCCAGATGAAATGCGTGAGTATCGTGGTACTTTAACCGAGCCGGGCAAAAACAGTCCATATCGTGATCGTAGCGTAGAAGAAAATCTCGCGTTGTTCGAAAGAATGAAAAACGGTGAGTTTGCGGAAGGTACATTAAGTCTTCGTGCGAAAATTGACATGGCTTCACCATTTATGGTCATGCGTGATCCCGTGCTTTATCGTATTAAATTTGCGAGCCATCACCAAACCGGTGACAAATGGTGCATTTACCCAATGTATGATTTCACTCATTGTATCTCTGATGCGATTGAGCGTATTACACACTCTCTATGTACATTAGAATTCCAAGACAACCGTCGTTTATATGACTGGGTATTGGATAATATTAGTATTGAACGTCCGTTGCCACATCAATATGAATTCTCACGTTTGAATTTAGAAGGCACGTTAACGTCTAAACGTAAATTATTGAAATTAGTGAATGAAGGCATTGTGGATGGTTGGAACGATCCACGTATGCCAACGATTTCTGGTTTACGCCGTCGCGGTTATACACCGGCTTCGTTACGTGAATTCTGTCGTCGTATTGGTGTGACTAAACAAGATAACGTGGTGGAATATTCTGCGCTTGAAGCCTGCATTCGTGAAGATTTAAACGAAAATGCACCACGCGCAATGGCAGTGATTGATCCTGTTCGCGTAGTGATTGAAAACTTTGAAGGCGAAGAAACCTTAACGGCGCCAAATCACCCGAATCGTCCTGAATTAGGTGAGCGTCAATTACCGTTTACGAAAGAGCTTTATATCGATCGTGCAGATTTCCGTGAAGAAGCGAACAAACAATATAAGCGCTTAGTATTAGGTAAAGAAGTACGTTTACGTAATGCTTATGTAATTAAAGCTGAACGTGTCGAAAAAGATGCAAATGGTGAAATCACTACAATCTTCTGTACTTACGATCCCGAAACGTTAGGTAAGAATCCAGCAGATGGACGCAAAGTAAAAGGGGTAATTCACTGGGTATCTGCAGTGCATAATCATCCTGCGGAGTTCCGTTTATATGAACGCCTCTTCACCGTACCAAACCCTGGTGCAGAAGAAGAAATCGAAAGCGTGTTAAATCCAACCTCTTTAGTGGTAAAACATGGTTTTGTAGAACAAAGCCTCGCAAATGCGGAACCAGAAAAAGGTTACCAATTTGAACGTGAAGGTTATTTCTGTGCAGATAGTAAAGATAGCCGTCCTGAACATTTGGTATTTAACTTAACAGTAAGCTTAAAAGAAGGCTTCTAA
- a CDS encoding efflux RND transporter periplasmic adaptor subunit: MKKRFFILLGLLIAAGTAYYFFSSNSKQKTTYLTESVTRGNVEKTVVASGSIESVNKVDVGAQASGKITKLYVKLGQEIKKGEMIADIDSTTQINTLNTKKAALVSYQAQLKAKKTAYDVALSSYNRLSKLYTQKATSLDSVNTAKSTLDNAKAEMEAVEANIKQAEIEVNTAETNVGYTKITAPMDGTVISVPVSEGQTVNANQTTPTIVTIADLSQMKIKPEISEGDITKVKAGQEVSFTILSDSQTLYHSVIDSVDPANTTTSDSSSTSSSTSSSGSSTTSAIYYYANVLIDNPDRTLRIGMTTENNIKIANAKDVLLVSNMAIQKRDGKSFVNVLNDKNQPEPREVEIGVQNDFKTEIKSGLNEGEKVIVSQVANGEQVGSMPRGPRIF, encoded by the coding sequence ATGAAAAAACGTTTTTTTATTTTACTCGGATTACTCATTGCTGCCGGTACAGCTTATTATTTTTTCTCTAGCAATAGCAAACAAAAAACGACTTACCTGACTGAATCGGTTACCCGTGGCAATGTGGAAAAAACAGTTGTCGCTTCTGGTTCGATTGAAAGCGTGAATAAAGTTGATGTCGGCGCCCAAGCTTCGGGTAAAATCACCAAACTCTATGTCAAGTTAGGGCAAGAAATCAAAAAAGGCGAAATGATCGCAGATATTGATTCCACAACCCAAATTAATACCTTAAATACCAAAAAGGCGGCATTGGTTAGCTATCAAGCACAATTAAAAGCGAAGAAAACCGCTTACGATGTTGCCCTTTCAAGCTATAACCGCTTATCAAAACTTTATACGCAAAAAGCCACCTCTTTGGATAGTGTGAATACCGCAAAAAGCACCCTTGATAATGCGAAAGCCGAAATGGAAGCTGTTGAAGCTAATATCAAACAAGCTGAAATTGAAGTGAATACCGCTGAAACCAATGTGGGTTACACTAAAATCACCGCTCCAATGGACGGTACCGTTATTTCTGTGCCTGTTTCAGAAGGTCAAACCGTTAATGCCAACCAAACGACGCCAACAATTGTCACCATTGCTGATTTAAGCCAAATGAAGATTAAACCTGAAATTTCAGAAGGCGACATCACCAAAGTGAAAGCAGGTCAAGAAGTGAGTTTTACTATTTTATCGGATAGCCAAACCCTGTATCACTCTGTTATTGATTCTGTTGATCCAGCCAATACCACGACAAGTGATAGTTCTTCAACCTCATCTTCTACGAGTTCAAGTGGCAGCTCAACGACCAGTGCGATCTACTATTACGCCAATGTTTTGATTGATAACCCTGATCGTACTTTACGCATCGGAATGACGACAGAAAACAACATCAAAATTGCCAACGCGAAAGATGTGTTATTAGTTTCCAATATGGCTATTCAAAAACGTGATGGCAAAAGCTTTGTCAATGTATTGAATGATAAAAATCAACCTGAACCGCGTGAAGTTGAAATCGGTGTTCAAAATGATTTCAAAACTGAAATCAAATCGGGTTTAAACGAAGGTGAAAAAGTCATCGTGTCGCAAGTTGCGAATGGTGAACAAGTTGGCTCTATGCCTCGTGGTCCAAGAATATTCTAA